Genomic segment of Populus trichocarpa isolate Nisqually-1 chromosome 12, P.trichocarpa_v4.1, whole genome shotgun sequence:
ACACCTTAACTATACACAGCTGCCTTAAGGAAAAGATaacaataattttgttttatgttaagTTTCTTTCCTCACAGAAGAGAAGTTGGAACTTGAAAACTTTTTTAGAGAGAAGAAACACTCGCACCGATTGAAAATTTTCAGAGCCAAAACAGCAGTACAGCTCTAATGGCCGCAGGAAGATGATCATGCTTCAGAATGGGAAGCTTTTACGTAAGAGAAATCACTTGGGAATTCATTTATATAGTCGGCAATAGATTCATGATTAACTTTGCAGTTACttgaaataaattcaagaaaacttCTTTTCTATGCCTGGCAGCAGGAGAATAAAATACTTCTCATGTCCCAGAACATGCATCCAACCAATCGTTACATCAGAACTTTGGCATACAACATTTGAAATTCAAAGCACCCACATTCATTTCTTTCTAAGAATCACAAGCACTTCTAGAGTTCAAAATCTGTCATAACACCACATATTCAGTTTAGTTTCACAGGTCATGTTCCGAGCAATTAGAGCAAATACTTTTGGTTACATATTATACAAGGCTTTAAACTATCTCCAACTTGATCAAATTGCAACAGGGTTCACCAACCAAATCTTGGTTTCTCAATCACCTCCCACTTGCCTCTTCCACGAGTCCTCCACGATTAGTTCATCAACTCCCCAGTCTTCATAACTGGATAATTCCACAGGGCGCattaaagaacaagaacaaactAGAGTGAAcagtaaacaaaattaaaggagAAAAATGTTATACATTCCCCTTCCATTGTAAGGGGCAAAATTAATTTGCTAGGGATAATTTAAGCTAACAATCTGACCTTCCATCAGGCAAGTAGCGACGGATGGTGAAAGGTATTTTTCGCTCACGAAGCTCCTTCATAGCAATCTAATCAAATGGAAAAaccaaaacatcaaattattgaaCTTATATACAAGTGTAAAGCACCTGAACATAGAGTTGTCCACACAAACGATATCATACATTGCAAGAAGCACACCACTGACTACAGTATGTTTCATCTCTATAAAGCAATAATCTAGTAATTCAACATAGATCCCAGTAAAACAATCTTACCTCGAGCGGGTCAGTCTCACCCTCCAACTCAACCATCACGGGAGCATTCATGCTGCagagcaaaagaaaaattagcaatcaCAAAAACTATACGGGGTCAACCCAATTTTATAGTGACAATGTTTGTTAAGGGGAAAATGAATAAACCTGATTTGAAGAGCACGGGTTCCCAAAATTCTCGCACGCTCATATTTTGTCataaattttgatgttttacgAGGCCGCTCCACTGGTTCCTGTTCCTCTTTGTCTTCAGTTTCAATTGGTTCCCCTTTGTCATCTTCATTGTTATCATTATCTGCATCTTCTTCAACCCCTTCCTGTCCAATCATTGCACCcacattttaaataaagaacaaGATAGATTTCTAAGTTACATTGCAGGTAACAAATCATAATATCAAGTTCTTACTTCAATCTCAGGCTCTGGTGGCTCATCCTCATATCTGCAACAACAATTCAGAAAACCATACACCTGTTATTTGAGCACCAGACAGAAAGGGGAAAAATAACTCTACAAAGCAAGGACATTCCCAAAGGTAAGCAGAAACAGGTGCATGGCACATTCAGGAtgaatctcatataaaaaaacacagtaTCCTGAGCGGTCATAAATATTCAAATGGtttctaaaatctaaaacacAAAATTCTATAACATCTTTTCATGACATAAAAGCAGAAATCAAACATTTTATCACCaataagaaaattatcaaaatccgGCTGTCCGCAACTAAATAACCAGTGTGATCTTAGTGCTAATCTAAAAGCAAAATCTtaacaaaaatcaaaccaaactacCGACATCATCTACCTATCTATACTTCTACCAACACCACCTTCATCAAATTAAACACTAAGCAACtccttataaaaccaaaattattacTTCATGGGATTACAATATCAACAAAGCAGAAAACTTTACATCAAACATCATATTCACactataaaatcaaactaaaatcatgaaaattcaACTAAATAGCAAGATTTAAcaacaaaatacaataaaaaatcaaataaaaaattcccaAAACCCAGATGCAAAAACTTCCTAATCAACTCAAATATAGCAAAATTTCATCATAACACTCAGTTggttcaggaaaaaaaaaagcaaaacagatCCCTGCTAACAAAACCCTATTTTTCTGACCATTTTAAacagataaaaataaacactggcTCGTTTTTTATGAGAAAGAAGAGATAGGATCAAACCCCATGTCAACATCATTGTAATCTTCGTCTGCCATTATTGACTCTTGAAGAAGGAAGGAGAGCTTCTCTCTGGTTCTTTGTAGGTCTAAAACCCTTTCTGTCTCCGGAATACGAGAGAGCAAGAAACACTGTCGCTGGCATTGCTTTATATTTTACAACGTTTGCTTCTTACTTTCTTTTGGCTAAATACCATCTTAGTCCCtatatatttctatttatatcaCAGACATACTtggaaatattttgaaatatcacTTACGTGCCTaattgtttctgtttttctttttcgtcCTCGatgtcttttcttttaattttatctgctTGCCTTttacatttatattattttacacttaaaatttttaattattatttttattttgaattttttaattttaaatcataacttTGTTTAAATGTTCTTATTAGACTATTAGTCgaaatagatttaaaataatttattataatcaaagAAAGTAGTGTAATCACTCAAATTTCTTtgtgaatttgaaattaaaaaatattgataatagtaaaaattagataactaatttttttatggaagacAAGAATTTTATTAACCAAATAATTTAGCTATGAAGAGCATGATtaaacaagagaaaaggaatatcaagaaataaatatctaGTTACATCCGTCTTAGcagaaaaatcttgaaatttgtGAATTATTTGACACCAGCCAAACAAAACCTTAATCTCTTATCCCctgcatttttcttcttcttctacatcTGCTCTTTATCACCATGGAACGTGTTAGCTTGACATCTTCGAAAATGAGGTCTTTTCCACCAAAACCGAAGCCATGGCCTCTCCCAAGAAACATCCTTCTACAACACTTTTTttgaataaagtaaaaaaaaatcataataattgattaatcaaaCTTATACAACTAGAacacttcaaaagaaaaaaaaactaaaatggaattgaattaattgaaagtcaacaaaaattattgGTATATGCATATATCATGCCCGAGGCCGCTTTTAGCTGCGGGtctatcaaaattcaattttttactaATTACATCATCATTTAAACAAGGTGATCCGTTAGATAAAAaagccatatttttttttcatgtaataaaatatttaaaatgtaaattaaaaacttgactAGTATATCAAATAAAGTTAATTGACCATTATATGtattaatgaatgaaaaaaaaattgatgtcacTTATTCAATCTAACGGATCACCTATTTAAAAGGTGATGTAGTTAGTCAAAAATTTaatgtcatcattttttttaacttgtaccTTACGCTAGCTCAAATGTAAAACAATGAATTGTTAAAAGattaaatcatcaaaacaaattagaaataaaaagaaaagataatgaCACATTGTATTGACTCATGTTAACCCATGTAATCAACAACCAAGGTAATGGTCACAATCATAATGAGTTAAcccaaattataataaaaatataaattaaaaaaaaattccaaagcaAAAGgaattacagtaaaaaaaaagattaaatcacatggaaaaaaatttgaaagatgaaattgtaaaatttagagaaaaattaATCAGTTGTTGTACTTAAATTTGTTATTCAAGAAATTGTTGGTTTGACCATCCAATGCTTAGTGATCCTTCGGGtgtaaaaaattttgattttttttgtttaaaatgaaattttattttatgtttttatatagttatgatatgct
This window contains:
- the LOC7484401 gene encoding DNA-directed RNA polymerases II, IV and V subunit 6A isoform X1 translates to MADEDYNDVDMGYEDEPPEPEIEEGVEEDADNDNNEDDKGEPIETEDKEEQEPVERPRKTSKFMTKYERARILGTRALQISMNAPVMVELEGETDPLEIAMKELRERKIPFTIRRYLPDGSYEDWGVDELIVEDSWKRQVGGD
- the LOC7484401 gene encoding DNA-directed RNA polymerases II, IV and V subunit 6A isoform X2, which codes for MADEDYNDVDMGYEDEPPEPEIEEGVEEDADNDNNEDDKGEPIETEDKEEQEPVERPRKTSKFMTKYERARILGTRALQISMNAPVMVELEGETDPLEIAMKELRERKIPFTIRRYLPDGSLFLFFNAPCGIIQL